A stretch of Brassica napus cultivar Da-Ae chromosome C6, Da-Ae, whole genome shotgun sequence DNA encodes these proteins:
- the LOC106382082 gene encoding LOW QUALITY PROTEIN: protein trichome berefringence-like 7 (The sequence of the model RefSeq protein was modified relative to this genomic sequence to represent the inferred CDS: inserted 2 bases in 1 codon; deleted 2 bases in 1 codon; substituted 3 bases at 3 genomic stop codons): MGHFIDDDPVSFCFAVTTPLLKKISHXFQLLIITGTLVSFLVIITGGYLYVVPNNDALQFNTSVTDSKECDIFDGNWVVDMMSDDYPLYNASECPFXFHCLGNGRGHEEYLKWRWKPKHCHVPRFQVRDVLERLRSKRIVFVGDSLSRTQWESLICMFIMGLDDKSSVYEVNGNNITKTIRFLGVRFGSFNLKVEFYRXVFLVQHGRLHWHAPKRVKSTLKLDVLDVINQEWSSADYLIFNTGQWXVPGKLFETGCYFQVGNSLRLGMSIPAAYRVALKTWASWIMTTIDPNKTHVLIRTFELSHWGYKAKLT, encoded by the exons ATGGGGCACTTTATCGATGATGATCCTGTCTCTTTCTGTTTCGCAGTAACAACC CCTCTGTTAAAAAAGATCTCACACTGATTCCAGCTGCTTATCATCACCGGAACATTAGTCTCGTTTCTTGTTATCATCACTGGTGGTTATCTATACGTTGTTCCTAACAATGACGCATTGCAGTTTAATACCTCTGTTACGGATAGTAAAGAATGTGACATATTCGATGGGAACTGGGTGGTTGAT ATGATGAGTGATGACTACCCTTTGTATAACGCGTCAGAATGTCCATT TTTTCACTGCTTAGGGAACGGGCGTGGACACGAGGAGTATTTGAAGTGGAGATGGAAGCCTAAGCATTGTCATGTCCCGAGGTTCCAAGTGCGTGATGTGTTGGAGAGGTTGAGAAGCAAAAGGATAGTTTTTGTTGGAGATTCTTTGAGCAGAACGCAGTGGGAGTCTTTGATATGTATGTTTATCATGGGGTTGGATGATAAGAGTAGTGTTTATGAAGTCAATGGGAACAATATAACCAAAACGATACGGTTTTTGGGTGTGAGGTTTGGTTCTTTTAATCTTAAAGTTGAGTTCTACAGATAGGTCTTCTTGGTTCAGCATGGGAGGTTGCATTGGCACGCGCCTAAACGTGTTAAGTCGACGTTAAAGTTAGACGTTTTAGATGTTATCAACCAGGAGTGGAGCTCAGCGGATTATCTTATTTTCAATACTGGTCAATGGTAGGTGCCTGGGAAGCTTTTTGAAAC TGGTTGTTACTTTCAGGTTGGAAACTCATTGAGGCTTGGAATGTCGATTCCTGCAGCGTATAGAGTAGCATTAAAGACATGGGCGTCATGGATAATGACTACAATTGATCCAAACAAAACACATGTGTTAATTCGCACGTTTGAGCTATCGCATTGGGGATACAAAGCCAAACTCACTTAG
- the LOC106382081 gene encoding signal recognition particle 54 kDa protein 3, with protein MVLAELGGQIASALQKMSNVTIIDEKALNECLKEITRALLHSDVSFPLVREMQNNIKKIVNLEELAAGHNKRRIIEQAIFSELCKMLDPGKPAFSPKKAKPSVVMFVGLQGAGKTTTCTKYAYYHQKKGYKPALVCADTFRAGAFDQLKQNATKARIPFYGSYTESDPVKIAVEGVDTFKKENCDLIIVDTSGRHKQEATLFEEMRQVAEATKPDLVIFVMDSSIGQAAFDQAQAFKQSVAVGAVIITKMDGHAKGGGALSAVAATKSPVIFIGTGEHMDEFEVFDVKPFVSRLLGMGDWSGFVDKLQDVVPKNQQPELLEKLSQGTFTLRIMYDQFQNILNMGPLKEVFSMLPGGAADMMPKGHEKESQAKVKRYMTMMDSMTNEELDSSNPKVFNESRMMRIARGSGRLVREVMEMLEEYKRLAKIWSKMKGLKIPKSGDMSALSRNMNAQHMSKVLPPQMLKQIGGMGGLQSLMKQMGSGKDMMGMFGGKDK; from the exons ATGGTTTTAGCGGAGCTGGGTGGGCAGATTGCCAGCGCCTTACAGAAGATGAGCAATGTGACGATTATCGACGAGAAGGCTCTGAATGAATGTTTGAAAGAGATCACTCGCGCCCTTCTCCACTCCGATGTTTCTTTCCCCCTTGTGAGGGAGATGCAGAACAACATCAAGAAGATCGTCAACCTCGAGGAGCTAGCAGCTGGCCACAACAAGCGACGGATCATTGAAcag GCGATCTTTAGTGAACTGTGTAAGATGTTGGATCCAGGGAAGCCTGCATTTTCACCCAAAAAGGCTAAACCTAGTGTAGTTATGTTCGTCGGGTTACAAG GTGCTGGTAAGACCACAACGTGTACCAAGTATGCTTATTACCATCAGAAGAAAGGGTACAAACCGGCTCTGGTGTGTGCCGATACTTTCAGGGCTGGTGCTTTCGATCAGCTCAAACAGAATGCCACCAAGGCTAGGATTCCCTTTTATGGAAG CTACACGGAATCTGATCCTGTGAAAATTGCTGTGGAGGGGGTTGATACGTTTAAGAAAGAAAACTGTGATCTTATTATTGTTGACACCAGTGGACGCCATAAACAAGAAGCTACTCTCTTTGAAGAAATGCGTCAAGTTGCTGAAGCGACG AAACCAGATCTTGTTATATTTGTCATGGACAGCAGTATTGGTCAAGCTGCATTTGACCAAGCTCAAGCATTTAAGCAAAGTGTTGCCGTGGGAGCTGTGATTATCACTAAGATGGATGGCCATGCTAAGGGTGGTGGTGCTCTTAGCGC TGTCGCAGCTACAAAGAGTCCTGTGATATTCATCGGAACAGGAGAGCATATGGATGAGTTTGAAGTGTTTGACGTCAAACCATTTGTCAGCCGTCTCTTAG GAATGGGTGATTGGTCTGGATTCGTGGATAAACTACAAGATGTGGTACCTAAAAATCAACAGCCTGAACTTCTGGAAAAGCTCTCTCAGGGTACCTTCACATTGAGAATTATGTACGACCAGTTCCAAAACATACTGAACATGGGCCCACTGAAGGAG GTTTTCTCAATGCTTCCTGGAGGTGCTGCTGATATGATGCCGAAAGGACATGAGAAAGAAAGCCAAGCCAAGGTAAAGCGATACATGACAATGATGGATTCTATGACAAACGAAG AACTGGACAGCTCGAACCCGAAGGTGTTTAACGAGTCAAGGATGATGAGGATAGCGAGAGGGTCAGGGAGGCTTGTAAGAGAAGTGATGGAGATGTTGGAAGAGTACAAGAGGCTAGCAAAGATATGGAGCAAGATGAAAGGGCTCAAGATCCCAAAGAGTGGAGACATGAGCGCACTCTCGAGAAACATGAACGCTCAGCACATGAGCAAGGTCCTCCCTCCTCAGATGCTCAAGCAGATTGGTGGCATGGGCGGTCTACAAAGTCTCATGAAACAGATGGGTTCCGGAAAGGATATGATGGGAATGTTCGGCGGCAAAGACAAGtag
- the LOC106379806 gene encoding probable indole-3-pyruvate monooxygenase YUCCA10, whose product METVVVIVGAGPAGLATSVCLNQHSIPNLILEKEDIYASLWKKRAYDRLKLHLAKNFCQLPFMPHGPDVPTFMPKEFFIDYLDAYVTRFDINPRYNRTVKFSMFDMSNNKWRVEAENTVTGAIEVYWSEFVVVATGENGERYIPEVKGLNNFCGEVVHSSMYKSGRDYKNKNVLVVGGGNSGMEISFDLNNYDANTAVLIRTPRHILTKVEVYVGMLLLKYFPVRMVDTLVMMMSKARLFIYGDPSKYGLIRPNQGPFATKFLTGRTPVIDVGTVRKIHEGKIQVINGGIRSIEGKTLTFENGLRQDFDVIVFATGYKSSVCNWLKNYEYVMRDDGFPKNPMPDHWKGEKNLYCAGFSRKGIAGAAQDAMSVAQDIKSILETARY is encoded by the exons ATGGAGACTGTAGTGGTGATTGTGGGAGCTGGACCAGCTGGTTTAGCAACATCAGTTTGTCTAAACCAACACTCAATCCCAAACTTGATCTTAGAGAAAGAAGACATATATGCATCACTTTGGAAGAAACGAGCCTACGACCGTCTCAAACTTCACTTAGCCAAAAACTTCTGTCAGCTGCCTTTCATGCCGCATGGTCCCGATGTTCCAACCTTCATGCCCAAAGAATTTTTCATCGATTACCTTGACGCTTATGTCACCCGTTTTGACATAAACCCTAGATATAACCGAACTGTGAAGTTCTCAATGTTTGACATGTCTAACAACAAGTGGAGGGTAGAGGCTGAAAACACAGTGACCGGAGCAATCGAAGTGTACTGGTCGGAGTTTGTCGTGGTCGCAACGGGAGAGAACGGTGAAAGATACATTCCTGAGGTAAAAGGACTTAATAATTTCTGTGGTGAGGTTGTGCATTCCAGTATGTACAAGTCCGGACGTgactacaaaaataaaaatgttctcGTAGTCGGGGGAGGAAACTCCGGGATGGAAATAAGCTTTGATCTAAATAACTACGATGCTAATACCGCCGTTCTCATTAGAACTCCG AGACATATATTGACCAAAGTGGAAGTATACGTGGGGATGTTACTGTTGAAATATTTCCCGGTGAGAATGGTTGACACATTAGTGATGATGATGTCTAAGGCAAGATTATTTATATACGGAGATCCCTCCAAGTACGGGCTCATCCGACCAAACCAAGGTCCGTTTGCCACAAAATTCTTGACCGGGAGAACTCCAGTCATTGATGTGGGGACTGTCCGAAAAATTCACGAAGGCAAGATTCAG GTTATCAATGGTGGCATAAGAAGCATCGAAGGCAAGACCTTGACGTTTGAAAATGGACTGAGACAAGATTTTGATGTCATTGTGTTTGCGACTGGTTACAAAAGCTCTGTTTGCAATTGGTTAAAG AACTATGAGTACGTGATGCGGGATGATGGCTTCCCCAAAAACCCAATGCCAGATCATTGGAAAGGAGAGAAAAATCTCTATTGTGCTGGATTTTCGCGGAAGGGAATCGCTGGAGCCGCTCAAGATGCGATGTCTGTCGCCCAAGACATCAAATCTATTTTGGAAACGGCCAGATATTAA